CCACGTGAAGACGGCCATCTGGCGGCCGGCGTCGTTGACGTAGTAGTGACGCTCGACGTCGTAGCCGGCGAACGCGAGGACGTTCGCGAGCGCGTCGCCGATGATCGGGTTGCGCGCGCGGCCGACGTGGACCGGCCCCGTCGGGTTCGCGCTGGTGTGTTCGACGACGACCGACTCGCCGCGGTCGGCGAGGTGGCCGTACTCCTCGTCGACGCCGGCGTCGAGCGTCTCGGCGAAGTAGGTCTCGTTCGGCAGGAAGTTCAGGTACGCCCCCTCGGTGTCGACCCGGGAGACGTACGTCAACTCGTCGACGTCGATCGCGTCGGCGACGTCGGCGGCGACTTCCGGCGGCGGGGAGCCGACCTCGCCGGCCAGCCGGAAGGCCGCGCTGGAGGCGACGACGGCGGGGACGTCCTCCGGCGGCTCTTCGATACCGAGGTCGTCCGTCGGCAGATCGAGCGACGAGAGTGCAGCCTCGAGAGCTTCGGCGACTTCCGAACGCAGGGAGAGGATCATACGAGTGGGTTTCGGGGCCAGAACTAAAGGAATATCGGGTTTCGTCCGTTCGGCGGTGGCGTCGGTCGCCGTCGCGCCGGGACGGGGGCGGCGACTAGAGCGTCTTCAGCCCGCTACCCGTCAGCGGCACGACGACGTCCTCGTCGTCGTCGACGACGCCCTCCTCGCGGTAGCGCCGGAGCGCGGCGGGCGCGACGGCGGCCGTCGGTTCGACGTAGAAGCCGCCGCGGTGGAGGCGGTCGAGCGCGCTCTCGACGGGGTCCGGCCCGAGCGCGATCACCTCGCCGTCGGTCGCCTCGAGGGCGTCGAGGATCTGGGTGCCGCGGGCGGGTTCGGTGATCTGGATGCCGTCGGCGATCTCGTTCGGTCCGTCCTCGACGGTCGCCTCGCCGCCGAGCGCGCCCACGATCGGGGCGTAGCCCGCGGCCTGAGCGCCCAGCAGGCGGGGCATCCCGTCGACGATGCCGGCCTCGTTGAGCAGCGAGAAGCCGCGGTAGGCGCCGAGAAAGAGCGTCCCGTGGCCAAGCGGGAGGACGACCGCGTCGGGGACCGACCACTCGCGCTGGGCGGCCACCTCGAAGGCGAACGTCATCGTGCCGGCGAAAAAGGCGGGGTTCCAGGCGTGGGAGGCGTACCAGCCCTCGCCGGACTCGACGGCGTCGGCGCAGGCGGCCGTGACGTCCTCGCGGGCGCCCTCGACGCGGACGGGGCGGGCGCCCGCCCGCTGGATCGCCATCAGTTTCGACTGCTTGACGTCCGCGGGGACGTAGATGTCGGCTTCGAGGCCCGCCCGGGCGGCGTAGGTCGCGATGGCGGCGCCCGCGTTGCCCGAGGAGTCCTCGATGACCTTCTCGACGCCGAGTTCGAGCGCCCGCGAGAGCGTCGTCGTCGCGCCGCGGTCCTTGAACGACCCCGTCGGGAAGACGTACTCCAGTTTGAACCGGGCGTCCCACTCCGGCGCGTCGACCAGCGGGGTAAACCCCTCGTGGAAGGAGACGCGCTTCTCGATCGGGAGGAACTCGAAGAACGTCCAGAGCCCCTCGTGGGTGTCGAGTTGCGATAGCGACAGCGGGTCCCCGTTGGGGTGGGGGCGCTCGGTGAACTCGAGGGCGTGCCCGCAGTTACAGCGCCACGGCTCGTCCGGGCCGGATTCGTAGACGATTCCACACTCGGGACAGGTGAGATCGGATGGCATTGTCAGTAGGAGTCGATGTCGGTGCCGACCGAGCAGACGTACTCGCCGGTGGCGACCTGCGGGAGTCGGCGCGTCCGCCAGAGGATGCCGTCGCCGTCGGCGGTCACCTCGGCTTTCGGCTCGCCGAAGGTGGTCGTCACCTCGAACAGCGTCTCGCCGGCGCGGACGGCGTCGCCGAGGTCCTTGTGAAAGCGGACGAGGCCGCCGTTGGGCGCGCCGTACTGCTCGAAGCCTTTCGCGCGGGTCTGGGGGTCACGGGAGACGTCGCCGTCGAGGAAGCCGTAGTAGCGGAGGACGTTGAAGACGCCCGCGACGCCCTTCTCGATGCTCGTCTCGTCCCAGCCGACGCAGCCGCCGAGTTCGGGGTCGACAGTCGGGATGCCCTCGTCGGGGGCCGTGCGGGCGAGTTGGCCGTCGGGGCCTTTCTGGTCCAGGACGTAGCCACAGCCGAAGACCTTCGCGAGTTCGAGACACTCGTCGTGGAGGCGGTGGCGCCGGCCACAGCGGACGCGCACCTCGTCGATCATCCGGCTGGTCGAACCCTGGTGGAGGTCGAGGATGAGGTCCGCGCGGGTGGCCGCCTCGAACGTCGCGTGGGCGATGCGCTCGCTCGAGGTCCCCGTCTCGTTGCCGGGGTAAGCGCGGTTCATCTTCGTGTCGTCGATGGGGTTGCGGTGTTCGGCCACCTGGAAGGCGTGGTAGTTGACGATGCCCACGACGAGGATCGTCCCCGAGAGTTCGGCGGGGTCGAGCCGCGGGAGTACGCGCTGGAGGACGCCGACGCCGTTGAGTTCGTCGCCGTCGCTGACCGCCTGCACGTAGAGCGTCTTCCCCGGGGTCGCGCCGTTCACCACGGCGACGGGGAGCCCCGCCGGGCTCCCGTCTCTGGTCTCGCCGACCTCGAGACGGCCCGTGGCGAGTTCGCCGGGAGCCGCGCTCGCCGTGCCGAGCGTGGTCGTCATGTCCCCGTGGACGGGCCGGCCCGCCTTTATTGGTTCGGTCTCCGACGCCACACACCGCGACGCCGGCCGGGGATTCCGGGCCCGTTCGCACCCCCCGCTCCCGCCGCCGGAGGGGGTCGTAACACGAACACATTTGGACCTCGGGCGGGCACGCGAACGTATGAGCGTCGAGGAAGGTCCGACGGCGGAGGAAGCCGACCCGCTGGACGCGTTCCGCCAGTTCTTCGCGCTCGAACGGGACGTCCTCGTCCTCTCGCTGGCGATGTTCGCGTTCAGCCTCGGCTTCCAGATGACCAGCCGGTACATGGCCGAGTACCTCTACGCGCTGGGGACGGGCGCGGTGATCGTCGGCGTCTTCGGCTCGGTCGGCAACGTCATCAGCGCGCTCTACCCCTACCCCGGCGGGGCGATCTCGGACCGGATCGGCTCGCGGTACGCCCTGACCGTCTTCGGCCTGCTCTCGACGGTCGGCTTCGCCGTCTGGCTCGTCGCCCCGTGGCTGGGCCCGCTTGCGGTCCCGGCGGTCTTCCTCGGGTTGTTCCTCTCGCAGGCGTGGAAGTCCTTCGGCCTCGGGGCCTCCTTCGCAATCGTCAAACAGGCCGTCCCGCCCTCGCAACTGGCCGCGGGGTTCGCCAGCACCGAGACGTTCCGCCGGACGGCGTTCCTCGTCGGCCCGCTGATCGCCGCGGCCCTCTTCTACCCGTTCGGTTCGGGCGACGCCGACGTCGTCCTCGCGTTCCAGTTGATCCTCCTCGTCGCGGTCGTCTTCGGCGTCCTCGGCACCGCCGCCCAACATCTCCTCTACGACCCCGGCGGCGACAGCTTCGGCACGGAGTTCGAGGGCGTCTCGCAACTGGTCGCGGACCTGCGGAACCTGCCCGCCGAGTTGCGCCCGCTGCTCGTGGCCGACACGCTCGTCCGGTTCGCCAACGGCATGGTCTACGTCTTCTTCGTCGTCGTCGTCACCCGCTTCCTCGGGACCGGCCTCGACCTCGCGGCCCCCGCCGTCGGCGACCTCTCGCTCTCCCCGCAGTCGTACTTCGGAGTGTTGCTCGGCCTCGAGATGCTCGTCGCGTTGCTCACGATGGTCCCCGTCGCGAAGGCCGCCGAGCGCGTCGGCCTGAAACCCGTCGTCGCGCTGGGCTTTTTCGTCTACGCGATCTTTCCGATCCTGCTGATCAACGCGCCGCCGGGCGACGCCGCCGTCCTCGCCGCGCTGTTCGCGTTCTCCGGGCTCCGCTTTGCGGGCCTGCCCGCGCACAAGGCGCTGATCGTCGGCCCCGCCGAGACCGGCGCCGGCGGCCGCGTGACGGGCGCGTACTACCTCGTGCGCAACCTGATCGTCATCCCGAGCGCCGCGCTCGGCGGCCTCCTCTGGGCGGGCTTCTCGAACCCGCTCACCGGCGAGGAGGTCTTCGCGGGCGACCCCACCGTCGCGTTCGGGATCGCGACCGCCGTCGGCCTCGTCGGGACGGGCTACTTCGCGCTGTTCGGCGAGGAGTTCGAGGCCTACACCTGACGGGACTCAGAACTCGACGGCGTCGCCGGCCGCGACCGTCCCCGACTCGACGATCGTCGCCTCCAGCCCGCCGCGGTGGACGAGCGCGGAGACGGCGCCGTCGACGCCGGCGAGCGACTGCATGTAACTGCAGGGTTCACAGAGTCGGTCGCCGACGAGCGTCGCGTCGCCGGCCCGGAACTCGCGGTCGACGAGGTGGTTCAGCGGGACGTCGCGCGTGAGGAGGTTCCGCCGGGTGTCGGCGGGGTCGAGCGCCGTCTCCTCGTCCCGGCGGGCCGCTTCCAGCGCCTCGACCTCGATCAGCGTCACGTCGGCGCCCGGCGGGAGGTCCTCGCGGCGGTCGTAGAGCCCCCGCTCGTCGAAGTAGCGGTCCCCGCGGAGGCCGCGGCCGGCGACCGCCTCGACAGACTCGACGCGCTCCATCGGTTCGCCCGCGTCCGGGGCGACGAATATCCCCTCGATCGTTCCGCGTCGGCTCATATCGGCCCCTCGCGTCAGCGGGACAAAAACCGATCGGGTGGCGGGCCGCCGTGACGATACCCCTTTGGCTCGCCGGCGAGTAGCGCCCGCATGGACGACGACGCGAAACCGACTCGACTCGCCGACGGCGACGAACTGGACGCGTTCCTCGACGACAACCCCGTCGCGCTCGTGGAGTTCTACACCAGCGGCTGTGCGGCGTGTCAGGCGATGGAACCCGTGCTGGGCAACGTCGCCCGCGGGACCGACGTCGCGGTGGGGATGCTCAACCCCGGCGAGGACCTCTCGCTCGTCGACCGCTTCGACGTCCGCTCGGTCCCGACGCTCGTGCTGGTCCGCGACGGCGAGGAGGTCGCCCGACTGGCCGACGGGTTCCAGGGGGCGAGCGACGTGGTCGCGTTCCTCGAAGAACACGCTCCCGAGGCGGTCGAGGCGCAGTAGAACGGCGGGAGGTGGTGGTCGGTGGCCGACGGTCGGCCGCCCGTCGCTCATCGCCACCCCGCACCGCGGACGGCGCTCTCGGGCGTTCTGGCCGGGGCAGTTCGGCGCATGTCCCCTGCGACCGGGTGGAGCGTGGCTTCCGTCCCGTAGTTACGGATCTCCATCGGGACGAGCGCGCTCGTGACGGCCGGCGTCGCGCGACGTCCTCACGCGTCGGGACCCGTGGGAGCGTCGCGTTCGGAGGAGGAGCCGAGTTCGAGGGTGTCCCGATCAGCGACGCGGACCGTCTTTCCCAGCAGGCCGGGACGGGAAGCCTGTACC
The Salinilacihabitans rarus DNA segment above includes these coding regions:
- a CDS encoding thioredoxin family protein, with the protein product MDDDAKPTRLADGDELDAFLDDNPVALVEFYTSGCAACQAMEPVLGNVARGTDVAVGMLNPGEDLSLVDRFDVRSVPTLVLVRDGEEVARLADGFQGASDVVAFLEEHAPEAVEAQ
- a CDS encoding MFS transporter translates to MSVEEGPTAEEADPLDAFRQFFALERDVLVLSLAMFAFSLGFQMTSRYMAEYLYALGTGAVIVGVFGSVGNVISALYPYPGGAISDRIGSRYALTVFGLLSTVGFAVWLVAPWLGPLAVPAVFLGLFLSQAWKSFGLGASFAIVKQAVPPSQLAAGFASTETFRRTAFLVGPLIAAALFYPFGSGDADVVLAFQLILLVAVVFGVLGTAAQHLLYDPGGDSFGTEFEGVSQLVADLRNLPAELRPLLVADTLVRFANGMVYVFFVVVVTRFLGTGLDLAAPAVGDLSLSPQSYFGVLLGLEMLVALLTMVPVAKAAERVGLKPVVALGFFVYAIFPILLINAPPGDAAVLAALFAFSGLRFAGLPAHKALIVGPAETGAGGRVTGAYYLVRNLIVIPSAALGGLLWAGFSNPLTGEEVFAGDPTVAFGIATAVGLVGTGYFALFGEEFEAYT
- a CDS encoding succinylglutamate desuccinylase/aspartoacylase family protein; this translates as MTTTLGTASAAPGELATGRLEVGETRDGSPAGLPVAVVNGATPGKTLYVQAVSDGDELNGVGVLQRVLPRLDPAELSGTILVVGIVNYHAFQVAEHRNPIDDTKMNRAYPGNETGTSSERIAHATFEAATRADLILDLHQGSTSRMIDEVRVRCGRRHRLHDECLELAKVFGCGYVLDQKGPDGQLARTAPDEGIPTVDPELGGCVGWDETSIEKGVAGVFNVLRYYGFLDGDVSRDPQTRAKGFEQYGAPNGGLVRFHKDLGDAVRAGETLFEVTTTFGEPKAEVTADGDGILWRTRRLPQVATGEYVCSVGTDIDSY
- a CDS encoding MOSC domain-containing protein, whose product is MSRRGTIEGIFVAPDAGEPMERVESVEAVAGRGLRGDRYFDERGLYDRREDLPPGADVTLIEVEALEAARRDEETALDPADTRRNLLTRDVPLNHLVDREFRAGDATLVGDRLCEPCSYMQSLAGVDGAVSALVHRGGLEATIVESGTVAAGDAVEF
- a CDS encoding pyridoxal-phosphate dependent enzyme, which codes for MPSDLTCPECGIVYESGPDEPWRCNCGHALEFTERPHPNGDPLSLSQLDTHEGLWTFFEFLPIEKRVSFHEGFTPLVDAPEWDARFKLEYVFPTGSFKDRGATTTLSRALELGVEKVIEDSSGNAGAAIATYAARAGLEADIYVPADVKQSKLMAIQRAGARPVRVEGAREDVTAACADAVESGEGWYASHAWNPAFFAGTMTFAFEVAAQREWSVPDAVVLPLGHGTLFLGAYRGFSLLNEAGIVDGMPRLLGAQAAGYAPIVGALGGEATVEDGPNEIADGIQITEPARGTQILDALEATDGEVIALGPDPVESALDRLHRGGFYVEPTAAVAPAALRRYREEGVVDDDEDVVVPLTGSGLKTL